Proteins encoded together in one Shewanella oneidensis MR-1 window:
- the motX gene encoding flagellar protein MotX, with protein MQVFILLSLRVVMLRTALFALLPLVSSMCFAETQAVDIYSQEQLLEMIRSEQYLAKVKQDECQLVQDIEARAEVLKQPLYQFLWGEMLNHGTCVKANAVKGMALLREAAEQGSPEAMVKLAEYYQTGKFVIRNKDRAVNYLLPAAASGSLAARMMLVRLYGEGYGSPRDYEMAYNWLYNNVFTDEATKKKALSLLQVLAAKMPASAVARAQQEHLRTR; from the coding sequence ATGCAAGTATTCATCCTATTGTCATTGAGAGTCGTTATGCTACGTACTGCATTATTTGCGCTGCTGCCCTTAGTATCTTCAATGTGCTTTGCCGAGACACAAGCAGTAGATATTTATTCTCAAGAACAATTACTTGAAATGATCCGTAGTGAACAATATTTGGCAAAAGTCAAACAGGATGAGTGCCAATTAGTACAAGATATTGAAGCGCGTGCAGAAGTCTTAAAACAGCCCCTATATCAGTTTTTGTGGGGGGAAATGCTCAATCACGGAACCTGCGTAAAAGCCAATGCTGTCAAAGGGATGGCGTTACTGCGTGAAGCGGCTGAGCAGGGGAGTCCTGAGGCAATGGTAAAACTTGCCGAGTATTATCAAACGGGTAAGTTTGTTATTCGCAATAAGGACCGCGCAGTCAATTATTTATTGCCAGCTGCAGCGAGCGGTAGTTTAGCTGCTCGAATGATGCTTGTACGTTTGTACGGTGAAGGTTATGGTAGTCCAAGGGATTACGAAATGGCCTATAACTGGTTATATAACAATGTATTTACCGATGAGGCGACGAAGAAAAAAGCCTTATCATTACTGCAGGTGTTAGCAGCTAAAATGCCCGCCAGTGCAGTGGCGCGGGCCCAGCAAGAGCACTTGCGAACCCGTTGA
- a CDS encoding adenylosuccinate synthase, with product MGKNVVVLGTQWGDEGKGKIVDLLTEQAKYVVRYQGGHNAGHTLVINGDKTVLHLIPSGILRDNVKCIIGNGVVLAPDALMKEINMLKERGIPVEERLLISEACPLILPFHSALDIAREKARGNKAIGTTGRGIGPAYEDKISRRGLRVGDLFNAELFAEKLKEVMAYHNFMLTEYYKVDAVDYEQTLSDALALADYLKSMCVDVTELLDNARKAGEPILFEGAQGTLLDIDHGTYPFVTSSNTTAGGVATGSGFGPRHLDYVLGIMKAYTTRVGAGPFPTELLCEVGDHLGTKGHEFGATTGRKRRPGWLDAVAMRRAVQINSVSGFCLTKLDVLDGLKEVKICVGYQHPDGTISKVTPLAAEGYEQVTPVYETMPGWSESTFGATFLEQLPQAAINYIKRIEELLETPIDIISTGPDRNETMILVSPFN from the coding sequence ATGGGCAAAAACGTAGTTGTTCTCGGCACCCAATGGGGTGACGAAGGAAAAGGTAAGATTGTCGACCTTCTAACAGAACAGGCAAAATATGTAGTTCGCTATCAAGGCGGTCATAACGCAGGTCACACCTTAGTGATCAATGGCGATAAAACCGTACTTCATCTGATCCCATCTGGCATCTTACGCGACAATGTTAAGTGCATTATCGGTAACGGTGTGGTGCTTGCACCCGACGCGCTGATGAAAGAGATCAACATGCTCAAAGAGCGCGGCATTCCTGTTGAGGAACGCTTGCTGATCTCTGAAGCATGTCCGCTGATCCTGCCATTCCATAGTGCCTTAGACATCGCCCGCGAAAAAGCGCGCGGTAACAAAGCTATTGGTACGACTGGTCGTGGTATTGGTCCTGCGTACGAAGACAAGATTTCCCGTCGCGGTCTGCGTGTTGGCGATCTGTTCAATGCTGAACTCTTTGCTGAAAAGCTGAAAGAAGTTATGGCATATCATAACTTTATGCTGACAGAGTACTACAAAGTTGACGCAGTCGATTATGAGCAAACGCTCAGCGATGCGTTAGCCTTGGCAGACTACCTCAAGAGCATGTGTGTTGACGTAACCGAACTGCTTGATAACGCGCGTAAAGCGGGTGAGCCAATTCTGTTTGAAGGTGCTCAAGGTACGCTGCTAGACATCGACCACGGTACTTATCCGTTTGTGACTTCGTCAAACACAACCGCAGGTGGTGTAGCAACGGGCAGTGGTTTTGGTCCACGTCACTTAGACTATGTATTAGGTATCATGAAGGCTTACACCACGCGAGTGGGTGCTGGTCCTTTCCCGACTGAACTCTTATGCGAAGTGGGTGATCATTTAGGTACTAAAGGTCATGAGTTTGGTGCGACTACTGGTCGTAAGCGTCGTCCAGGTTGGTTAGATGCTGTGGCAATGCGCCGCGCAGTACAGATCAACAGTGTAAGTGGCTTCTGCTTAACGAAGTTAGACGTACTTGACGGTCTGAAAGAAGTGAAGATCTGTGTGGGCTACCAACATCCAGATGGCACAATTTCTAAGGTTACTCCGTTAGCGGCTGAAGGTTATGAGCAGGTCACTCCTGTTTATGAAACTATGCCAGGTTGGAGCGAGTCAACTTTCGGTGCGACCTTTTTAGAGCAGTTACCGCAAGCGGCTATCAACTACATCAAACGTATTGAAGAGTTGTTAGAAACGCCGATTGACATCATCTCTACCGGTCCAGACCGTAACGAGACGATGATTTTAGTTAGCCCGTTTAACTAA
- a CDS encoding DUF2065 domain-containing protein, which yields MTLQLFMLAVALVLILEGVGPLLFPNKWRRYLNELSNQNHQVLRRIGGSLVTAGLVMLIIFS from the coding sequence ATGACCTTACAGTTATTTATGCTGGCCGTGGCACTGGTGCTGATTTTGGAAGGTGTAGGGCCATTGTTATTCCCCAATAAATGGCGCCGTTACTTGAACGAACTTTCCAATCAAAATCATCAAGTTTTACGTCGAATCGGTGGTTCATTGGTCACCGCTGGCTTGGTCATGCTGATTATTTTTTCATAA
- the rpsI gene encoding 30S ribosomal protein S9 has protein sequence MAATQYYGTGRRKTSTARVFAKAGSGNIVVNQRPLDQYFGRETARMVVRQPLELVEMTDKLDIYVTVKGGGITGQAGAIRHGITRALMQLDEALRPSLRSAGFVTRDARKVERKKVGLRKARRKPQFSKR, from the coding sequence ATGGCTGCAACTCAGTACTACGGCACTGGCCGTCGCAAAACCTCTACAGCACGCGTATTCGCTAAAGCTGGTAGTGGCAACATCGTTGTAAATCAACGTCCTTTGGACCAATACTTTGGTCGTGAAACTGCTCGTATGGTTGTTCGTCAACCATTAGAGTTAGTTGAAATGACTGACAAGCTGGACATCTATGTAACTGTTAAAGGCGGTGGTATCACTGGCCAAGCAGGTGCAATCCGTCACGGTATCACTCGTGCGCTGATGCAATTAGATGAAGCTCTGCGTCCATCATTACGTTCTGCTGGTTTCGTTACCCGTGACGCTCGTAAAGTTGAGCGTAAGAAAGTGGGTCTACGTAAAGCACGTCGTAAGCCACAATTCTCTAAGCGTTAA
- the rplM gene encoding 50S ribosomal protein L13, with protein sequence MKTFTATPETVTRDWFVVDADGKTLGRIATEIALRLRGKHKPEYTPHVDTGDYIIVINAEKVTVTGNKAQGKTYYSHSGFPGGIKQISFEKLQAHKPEMIIEKAVKGMLPKGPLGRAMFRKLKVYAGAEHNHAAQQPQVLDI encoded by the coding sequence ATGAAGACTTTTACTGCTACACCAGAAACTGTAACTCGTGACTGGTTCGTCGTTGATGCAGACGGCAAAACTTTAGGTCGTATCGCTACCGAAATCGCTCTGCGTTTACGCGGTAAGCACAAGCCTGAATACACTCCTCACGTTGACACTGGTGATTACATCATCGTTATCAACGCTGAGAAAGTTACTGTTACTGGTAACAAAGCGCAAGGCAAGACGTACTACTCGCACTCAGGCTTCCCTGGTGGCATTAAGCAAATCAGCTTTGAAAAGCTGCAAGCTCATAAGCCAGAAATGATCATCGAGAAAGCAGTTAAGGGTATGTTACCAAAAGGTCCACTGGGCCGTGCCATGTTCCGTAAACTGAAAGTTTACGCTGGCGCAGAACATAACCACGCTGCACAACAACCTCAAGTTCTTGATATCTAA
- the zapE gene encoding cell division protein ZapE, producing MPQLSPWQHYQKDLTRDGFSHDPAQEIAVKALQRVYEDLTAAEEPNSLFGKLFTSFGLTSAPAPTKGLYLWGGVGRGKTYLMDTFFDTLPGNQKLRAHFHRFMHQLHLDLDALKGTRDPLLVIAKQMAAKYRVICFDEFFVSDITDAMLLGTLFQALFKEGVVLVATSNIIPDDLYKNGLQRARFLPAIALINQHCEVLNVDSGIDYRLRTLEQAEIYHHPLDEQADTNLLRYFGQLAPEAEISTEAIEIEGRAISIRQQAQGVLLADFRALCDGPRSQRDYMELARIYHTVLVSGIEQMGAFLTGDDIARRFLAMVDEFYERNVKLIVSAQVPLEDIYADGLLSFEFRRCRSRLIEMQSHDYLKSEHLP from the coding sequence GTGCCCCAGTTAAGCCCTTGGCAGCATTACCAAAAAGATCTTACTCGAGATGGTTTTTCCCATGATCCGGCGCAGGAAATTGCTGTTAAGGCGCTGCAACGGGTTTATGAGGATTTAACCGCAGCCGAAGAGCCTAACTCTTTGTTTGGTAAATTATTTACCTCTTTTGGGTTAACATCTGCGCCCGCGCCTACAAAAGGACTTTATCTTTGGGGGGGCGTTGGCCGCGGCAAAACCTATCTGATGGACACCTTTTTTGATACCTTGCCAGGCAATCAAAAATTAAGGGCGCATTTTCATCGTTTTATGCATCAACTGCATTTAGACTTAGATGCGCTTAAAGGTACGCGAGATCCATTATTAGTCATTGCAAAACAAATGGCGGCTAAATATAGAGTCATTTGTTTTGATGAGTTTTTTGTGTCAGATATCACCGACGCCATGTTACTTGGCACCTTATTTCAAGCCCTCTTTAAAGAAGGCGTGGTCTTAGTGGCGACTTCAAATATCATCCCTGATGACTTATATAAAAATGGGTTGCAACGGGCCCGTTTCTTACCGGCTATTGCACTGATTAATCAACATTGTGAAGTACTTAATGTGGACTCGGGGATCGACTATCGTTTACGGACGTTAGAGCAGGCAGAGATTTATCATCATCCATTGGACGAGCAAGCCGATACTAACTTGCTGCGTTATTTCGGCCAGTTAGCACCAGAGGCTGAAATCTCAACCGAAGCGATCGAAATTGAAGGACGCGCAATTTCAATACGTCAACAGGCGCAAGGCGTCTTACTGGCGGATTTCAGAGCCCTCTGCGATGGCCCGCGAAGCCAGCGGGATTATATGGAGTTAGCGCGGATTTATCATACCGTGTTGGTCAGTGGTATTGAGCAAATGGGTGCGTTTTTAACCGGTGATGATATCGCCAGACGTTTTTTGGCGATGGTGGATGAGTTTTACGAACGAAACGTTAAATTGATCGTGTCCGCGCAGGTGCCGTTAGAAGACATTTATGCCGACGGCTTATTGAGTTTTGAATTCAGACGTTGTCGTTCTCGCTTGATTGAAATGCAATCCCATGATTACTTAAAATCAGAGCATTTACCCTAA
- the degQ gene encoding Do family serine endopeptidase DegQ, protein MKTKLSVLSAAMLAATLTMMPAVSQAAIPQSVEGQSIPSLAPMLERTTPAVVSVAVSGTHVSKQRVPDVFRYFFGPNAPQEQVQERPFRGLGSGVIIDADKGYIVTNNHVIDGADDIQVGLHDGREVKAKLIGTDSESDIALLQIEAKNLVAIKTSDSDELRVGDFAVAIGNPFGLGQTVTSGIVSALGRSGLGIEMLENFIQTDAAINSGNSGGALVNLKGELIGINTAIVAPNGGNVGIGFAIPANMVKNLIAQIAEHGEVRRGVLGIAGRDLDSQLAQGFGLDTQHGGFVNEVSAGSAAEKAGIKAGDIIVSVDGRAIKSFQELRAKVATMGAGAKVELGLIRDGDKKTVNVTLGEANQTTEKAAGAVHPMLQGASLENASKGVEITDVAQGSPAAMSGLQKGDLIVGINRTAVKDLKSLKELLKDQEGAVALKIVRGKSMLYLVLR, encoded by the coding sequence ATGAAAACGAAATTATCTGTACTTTCAGCCGCAATGTTAGCCGCAACCCTGACAATGATGCCAGCTGTCTCACAGGCCGCTATTCCGCAATCTGTTGAGGGACAATCCATACCCAGTCTTGCGCCCATGTTAGAGCGTACGACTCCCGCCGTGGTTTCTGTGGCGGTTTCTGGAACCCATGTTTCTAAACAACGCGTGCCCGATGTGTTCCGTTATTTCTTTGGCCCTAATGCGCCACAAGAACAAGTGCAAGAGCGTCCATTTAGAGGCTTAGGCTCCGGCGTTATTATCGATGCCGACAAAGGCTATATTGTCACCAATAACCACGTGATCGACGGTGCCGATGATATCCAAGTGGGTTTACACGATGGCCGTGAAGTCAAAGCCAAATTGATTGGTACTGACTCCGAATCCGACATTGCGTTATTGCAAATCGAGGCTAAAAATCTGGTCGCGATTAAAACCTCTGATTCTGATGAACTGCGCGTCGGTGACTTTGCCGTCGCTATCGGTAACCCCTTCGGTCTAGGACAAACCGTAACATCAGGGATTGTCAGTGCCCTAGGCCGTAGCGGTTTAGGCATTGAAATGCTTGAAAACTTTATCCAAACCGACGCAGCCATCAACAGTGGTAACTCGGGCGGCGCTCTAGTTAACCTTAAAGGCGAACTGATCGGTATTAACACGGCTATCGTCGCGCCTAACGGCGGTAACGTAGGTATCGGTTTTGCGATTCCAGCAAACATGGTGAAAAACCTCATCGCACAGATTGCTGAGCATGGTGAAGTTCGCCGCGGCGTATTGGGGATTGCTGGCCGTGATTTAGATAGCCAACTTGCCCAAGGCTTTGGCTTAGACACTCAACACGGTGGCTTTGTGAATGAAGTTAGCGCGGGCAGTGCCGCCGAAAAAGCTGGTATTAAGGCGGGCGATATTATCGTTAGCGTCGATGGCCGTGCGATCAAGTCGTTCCAAGAGCTGCGTGCTAAAGTCGCGACGATGGGCGCTGGCGCTAAAGTCGAACTGGGCCTTATCCGTGATGGCGATAAGAAAACTGTCAACGTCACCTTAGGTGAAGCAAACCAAACGACAGAAAAAGCAGCTGGTGCAGTGCATCCTATGCTACAAGGTGCCTCATTAGAAAATGCCTCTAAAGGGGTCGAAATTACCGATGTTGCACAAGGATCTCCAGCGGCAATGAGCGGTCTGCAAAAAGGCGATTTGATTGTCGGTATCAACCGTACTGCGGTTAAAGATCTTAAATCGCTCAAAGAGCTGCTCAAAGATCAAGAAGGTGCTGTCGCCCTGAAGATTGTCCGTGGTAAGAGCATGCTTTACTTAGTGCTTCGTTAA
- the degS gene encoding outer membrane-stress sensor serine endopeptidase DegS, translating to MTIKDTLLYLGKAVLFGLIMAAMFLLVTHYFDNKSLGNSLLQNRGNNTVELSFAKAVRRAAPAVVNIYSLSIDQSRPLNSGSLQGLGSGVIMSKEGYILTNYHVIKKADEIVVALQDGRKFTSEVVGFDPETDLSVLKIEGDNLPTVPVNLDSPPQVGDVVLAIGNPYNLGQTITQGIISATGRNGLSSGYLDFLQTDAAINAGNSGGALIDTNGSLIGINTAAFQVGGEGGGHGINFAIPIKLAHSIMGKLIKNGRVIRGALGISGEPINPVVAQILNLPDLRGVLVTGIDPNGPAARAQLLPRDVIIKYDGEDVPGVEMLMDRIAETTPGKKVMMTVIRQGKQQELPVIIDEKVVVSN from the coding sequence ATGACAATAAAAGACACCCTGTTATATCTCGGTAAAGCCGTGCTTTTCGGCCTTATTATGGCAGCCATGTTTTTGTTAGTAACTCATTACTTCGACAATAAGAGTCTTGGCAACTCATTACTACAAAACCGCGGTAACAACACGGTTGAACTCTCCTTTGCCAAGGCCGTGCGTCGCGCAGCCCCTGCCGTCGTCAATATTTACAGCTTGAGTATCGATCAGAGCCGTCCATTGAATTCTGGCTCACTCCAAGGTCTAGGATCTGGGGTGATCATGAGTAAAGAAGGTTATATTCTCACTAATTATCATGTGATTAAAAAAGCCGATGAGATCGTCGTCGCGCTGCAAGATGGCCGCAAGTTCACCTCTGAAGTGGTGGGGTTTGATCCCGAAACCGATCTTTCAGTGCTTAAGATCGAAGGCGATAATCTCCCCACTGTGCCAGTCAATCTCGACAGCCCCCCCCAGGTTGGCGATGTGGTATTAGCCATTGGTAACCCCTATAACCTTGGCCAAACGATTACCCAAGGCATTATCAGCGCCACAGGCCGTAACGGCTTAAGTTCGGGTTATTTAGACTTTTTACAGACCGATGCAGCAATTAACGCCGGTAACTCCGGAGGTGCATTAATTGACACTAATGGTAGCCTGATTGGCATCAACACCGCTGCGTTTCAAGTGGGCGGTGAAGGTGGTGGCCACGGCATTAACTTCGCGATCCCGATTAAACTCGCCCACAGCATTATGGGCAAACTGATCAAAAATGGCCGTGTGATCCGTGGCGCCTTAGGGATTTCGGGCGAACCGATTAACCCTGTTGTGGCGCAAATCCTTAACCTCCCCGATTTGCGTGGCGTATTAGTCACTGGCATCGACCCTAATGGTCCTGCGGCACGTGCGCAGCTACTACCAAGGGATGTGATCATTAAATATGATGGTGAAGATGTGCCAGGGGTTGAAATGCTGATGGATCGAATTGCCGAAACAACGCCCGGCAAGAAAGTCATGATGACAGTGATCCGCCAAGGCAAACAGCAAGAATTACCTGTAATCATCGATGAAAAAGTGGTTGTTAGTAATTAA